The following are encoded together in the Lathyrus oleraceus cultivar Zhongwan6 chromosome 3, CAAS_Psat_ZW6_1.0, whole genome shotgun sequence genome:
- the LOC127129174 gene encoding polygalacturonase, translating to MKNSRIAIIMSFLFLVDFCAAQSEVLQISNFGGTPNSDITQAFIKAWTLACASPTPTKIVIPAGTYMLTGIDVKGPCKAPIEIQVDGTIQAPSDINLVQKGSDQWVRFQYINSLTLSGQGVFDGQGADVWKQGRAAWKKGSSTSTKISMNLGFNFLNNTIIRDITSKDSKFFHIMVLACNNITFDGVTVTAPAMSPNTDGIHIGKSTDVKILNSNIGTGDDCVSLGDGSRKVTVQNVNCGPGHGISVGSLGKYTTEDHVAGLLVKNCTLKETDNGLRIKTWPSAPGTITITDMNFEDITMIDVLNPIIIDQEYCPYNQCSKENPSKIKISKVSFKNVHGTSKTPEGVIFICSSGVPCDEVELNNIDLTFNGAPTKAKCSNVRPIVIGKAPACQA from the exons ATGAAGAACTCCAGGATCGCCATAATTATGTCATTCCTATTTCTAGTTGACTTTTGTGCAGCTCAATCTGAAGTTCTTCAAATATCAAATTTTGGCGGAACACCAAATTCAGATATTACCCAG GCTTTCATAAAAGCTTGGACTTTAGCATGTGCATCTCCAACTCCAACCAAAATTGTGATTCCAGCGGGTACATATATGTTGACTGGAATAGATGTTAAAGGTCCTTGTAAAGCTCCAATTGAAATTCAAGTTGATGGAACAATTCAAGCACCTTCAGACATAAATCTAGTCCAAAAAGGGTCTGATCAATGGGTCAGGTTCCAATATATAAACTCTTTAACATTATCAGGGCAAGGAGTTTTTGATGGTCAAGGTGCAGATGTTTGGAAACAAGGTAGAGCTGCTTGGAAAAAAGGTTCAAGTACTTCCACCAAAATCTCCATG AATTTGGGCTTTAATTTTCTGAACAACACGATCATCCGCGACATTACTTCTAAGGACAGCAAATTTTTCCATATTATGGTTTTAGCATGCAATAATATCACATTTGATGGGGTGACGGTTACTGCCCCAGCTATGAGTCCTAACACCGATGGAATCCACATTGGAAAATCAACTGATGTTAAAATTCTTAATAGCAACATTGGTACCGGAGATGATTGTGTCTCGTTGGGTGATGGTAGCAGAAAAGTAACCGTCCAAAATGTCAATTGTGGACCTGGTCACGGTATTAGTGTTGGAAGCCTTGGAAAGTACACGACGGAAGATCATGTAGCAGGTCTTTTAGTTAAGAATTGTACCCTTAAAGAAACTGATAATGGTCTGAGGATCAAGACTTGGCCATCTGCACCAGGAACAATTACTATTACTGATATGAATTTTGAAGATATTACCATGATTGATGTCTTGAACCCTATCATCATTGATCAAGAGTATTGTCCATATAACCAGTGCTCAAAAGAG AATCCATCCAAAATAAAGATAAGCAAGGTTTCATTCAAGAATGTTCATGGAACATCAAAAACACCAGAAGGAGTGATTTTTATTTGCAGCAGTGGTGTACCATGCGATGAGGTGGAACTAAATAATATTGATCTCACATTCAATGGAGCACCAACAAAAGCTAAATGTTCTAATGTTAGACCTATAGTCATAGGAAAGGCCCCTGCTTGTCAAGCTTAA